From the Rhea pennata isolate bPtePen1 chromosome 1, bPtePen1.pri, whole genome shotgun sequence genome, the window AGGAAAAACTAGGGCAGCCAGAGGTGAAGAAGGGTGTgcaaaggaaggagggaaacgCTGGCTGGGGAGGCCAAGCGTGGGTGGAGGAACTGCGGGAGCAGCGAGCCGGCAGCAAGGAGGCGAgagggcggcagcgcccggctccATGCCCCTACAGTCAGGCTGCTCAGGCTGCCGGGCCCCTTCCTTGGTGGGGTGGCCGCAGGCCTTGGGGCAGGCGGGCGCACGGCCCCGGCAGTGTCGGGCGAAGGCAAGCTGAGGAGGCGGATATCTGTTCTCTTCCATGGCGGCTCCTCATCGCCTGCTCCGGTCCCCTCACTGCGGTGGTGTCGGCAGCGCGCGGCAGGACATCACCTCGGCTCGCTCCGGTTCCCCGCGGGGggccttccccctgcccccttGCCCCGGTGCCCGCCCCCCGCCCTGGCCCCCCAGCTCCCGCTGCCCCCCCGTGGCTCTGGCCCCCCGGTGCTCTATTCCGCGCCGCTGTGAGGTCACAAATGGCCACCATCTCGTGCTGTCTGCCTGGCCACCATCTCGCACTGCCCAGCCACCATCTCATGCTGCCTGGCCACCACCTTACACTGCCCAGCCGCCATCTTGTGCTGCCTGGCTGCCATCTCGCACTGCCCGTCCACCATCTTGTGCTGCCTGGTTGCCATTTCCCACCACTTTTGTGGCCACGAGGTGCCCTACCCTGGTCTGCCCACCCTTTGGGGAGCCCTGGTATGCGCCCAGGGCAGGGCCTGCTGCCATTGGAAAAGGCACCTCTGgtttgcagcctgctgcttcagGCCCCTCCCGGGGAGTTTGCCCAGGTCGTCCAGGACCTCCGGGCGCTGGTGCATGATGAGGAGCTGCTGAGGCGCGAGGCCGCCCGTGTCGGGGCCTGGCACAGCAAAAACCATTTCCCTCCAGTCCAAATTAATGAGCACACCGTGCTGGTGACCCGTTACAACGATTTAGGTGGAAACCGCTTCTTTGACCCTCAGGACAAGCTGTCTTTTGCGTTTTACCACCTGAGCGGGGTGGCCAGCGAGTACCGCCTCCACGACGTGCTGCTCGATGagggggagctgcagagagggGCCCTCCACAAGGGCCTGAAGGAGTACGTGAGCTGCCACTTCCCCACCGGCAACTGCTGTGTCTTCCGAAAAAACGCGAGGAAGACGCAGATCTTTGTGGCCTGCATCGAGGCTCATCAGTACCAGCCTTCGGGATGCTGGAATGGCCTCTGGAAGTCCGACTGGACTCTTGCCCTGACTCCAGTTACCACTCAGGTTACGGGGATCTTCCTCCTCCAAATGCACTACTTCAACGGTGCCAACCTCCATGTAACGGTCAGTAAGTCTGTGAGCGAACCGCTCAATGTGACGGACCAAAGTCAGCTTTCCATAGATTTTGTGAAACTTGTGAAAGCTGAGGACACCAAGTTGCATATGGCCATCCTGGAAAACATGCAGGCCTTGTCAGAGGATATATGGGGGAAAAATCTGCGGAGGAAACTCCCTATCACTCGTACTTTTATAAACTGGAATAGACTGCTGAATGAGCAGCCTCTGTAGATCCGTGTCTCCAGCACAGAAATACCTCTATGTCTATTGAAATGCACCACTTGATATGGTGgtctaaataaaaaatagaagaggaagaagaaacagggGAGTTATTTAGTTGATTTATTTCTGGATAACTCCGGAAAGTGCAGAAGCTGTCATCACTGCATCGCCACTTCGAAAATAATTCAGGTCTGTAGTGATTGAAAGTCATTtattgtttggctttttttcctgtatgttcttttcagctgtttctaGAGGTACTGCTAATGGTCACTGTCAAAGGCAGTATGCAACTGTAGATGGACCAACTAGGTatcatgttcttttttaattttcttcaatcttgtatatacatatttaatttcataCTATCATCTGTAGCGTTTATTATAAGGAAACTGGTAAGATGGGTTGGCAAAGATACTGAGGTACTCTTATTAGGCATTTTAGTGATCCTAAAATCCAAGAAGTTTGGCCTTCAGGCTTTACTATCTCTATATATACAAGCATCTCTGTATATACATCTCTGTATATACAAGAGATATCCCTAATGGAGTCCCATGAACAAAGAGAGATCAGTGTGCAGGAGGAATAAATTTATTATAACTAGTGCAGAAAGTATTTCAGGATTAACTAGGGCTGTACATTGGCTGTTGCCTGtctcatttcagaataaaagaaacaatgCCATTTCCCTTTTCCTAGTTTTTGTCTGAATTATAAGTGAATATTACAAATACCAAAGAGATTTATGTGATTGATTCGTGGTTTCttaatatgaaacaaaaacatatgtTCATGTATTCTTAGTATAGAGGTATCGAAACAAGAATTCTTCAAAAGCTGCtataaagatataaaataaGAGTTTTTACTTAGAAAGGTTATAGCTCTAAGGATTAAAAATAGTAGGAAAGACAAGATGGCAGGGCAGGGTAGGACCAGAGGGTGCGTGGGGCACTTGGGCATTGTGCAGAGGTATTGGGGCTAGCTGCTTGCGAGCTAGCTCAGGTAGCAGAAGTGGCAATGCTACCTCCACAGGTCGTTTTACAGTTAGCAGCAAGGCTAAGTAGCCTGGGTACTTACTGGTAACATCtagtttgtttatattttgtgtGTAGGCATGAGTTTCACAGGCAGGTATTCTAGCAATACTTTGCTTTTCAAACCATGATAGTGTCACTTTGCTAATATGGTGTATTACTATAAATTAAATGCCTACCACACTTGCTGTTTTCTCTAAACATATGTTTTGATTTGGAGTTTTATTAGAAACAAAGCCTAATTTGAAGCAGTGCTTTGTAAATACTaaactttataaaaatgttgaaatgaacttttaaatgttattcttacaaatgtcattttttaaCGTAAGcataatattttgcttttgtatgtCACAGCTAATAGCAATTATTTTGTGATCTGGATTCAGCATGCCCTTTTGTTAATACTCATCAGTGGGATTATAGCTGCAGTGCTCACACTGGCTGTGATTGCcttcattgtctttttttcttaaatgaagtAGAAGACTACTTATTTTGGTTATGTTATGGCATACTTGTTTAGTTATATACTTGTCTGGCATTGTTGTGGTTTTGGAGATAACCAACAAGGTTATCCAACCTTCAGCTTACTcttccaaagcaaaatgaagattttgctttgtgttAATATCTGATTTAGGAGGTTCCTTACTTTATACATCAGGATGCGGTAATTAATTACCCAGACAAGACAGTATCAAGAAGATACTTAATATAAATCCATTATTCTACATCATCCTATATTGTTGATGATGAAGTCATatgctctatttttatttaagaatttaCTCATTTAAAGCCCTGttgcagcagaaggaaatgtAGTGTTGCCAATATTTGAATACAACtgcaataaatgaaatatttccattaacaTATATtgaatttcttcaaatttaCATTGACTAGACCACATTTTTCATCTAACTTGTTTATGGTCACACAGCACCAGGAGTCTGTTCGTTTTGTGCTAATTTGCGTGCAGAAAGGTATTTGTTATGTAGTTTCCTTTCTGCAAGCAGAAAACAGACTGCTGCCCTCATGAAAATGTCCCTTGACAGATGTCCATTTGTTAGAGAATCTGCATCATGGACttgaagagggagaaggatgAAGTGGGGAGAGCAATCTCTGCACTCCTTTGGTGTATACAGAAAGCCTTATTACCTATGGGTCATTCTCTTTTCACCCCACAGCTGCTACTGATATCCATCTAATACCAGCCTAGCTTTTTTAGTGCTGGAGACTACTCAATGATCAAGCAGCTGACTTTGCATGGTATTTATTTGAATATGTAGTTAtttctttatagaaaataatgttattaaAATCTAATAAACCCCAGTGCTCCTATAATGAGTAACCTCTTGTGAGTGTAGTTCATGTATGCGGTACAGAATGGGTGGTGaagtttctgaaatatatttaagtgcTAACAGAAATAGGGACACAGCACtagaaattttgaattttggaaaaagcactttatttaaacacaaatgTTGAACATGAACTAACAGTAAGGCACCATGGAAAAAACTAAGCAATTAAATGACTTTCAGTATAGATAGTCAGTATCCATATTTATTCCACCGTATCCATCTCCTTTGAGATGCAAATATGTGACATTTTACAATATACTGTTCtgttaaattaaattctttcttccttagaGTGCAGTCTTTATAAAGCAAAGCTGTAGCAAGGagtgaaagaataaaaacatttaatattgtAGTATCAGGTAGTGAACCCATTTTTCTATCTTCCCTGTCAGTCTGCTATCTATGAACTTTCCATCTTCCttgaatttcctttctctctagGAGAGGGAATCTGTGATACCAGGATCTGCAGGGAGAGCTGCTCAGAGGAATAGAGCGGGGTCAAGGTTTTGATTTGGCTGAAAACGCTTACTTATTCCTTGCAAGGCTTATGAAATGtatctggaaaacagaaagacaatATAGTCTTTGTTAATTATTTCCACTCTGCATTCTCCATGATGGGTTTGATCTTTTTGTgtttggaaagctgaaacatAGGGAGCAATAGCCATTACCAGAAGAAAGCCAAGTTGCACTGCTCCATTGAAACTTTACATAACTTctacatatttgtttttgtgaCTGCATATGTCTGAGATTTAGTAGCAACCTGTTACTCGTTTGCCTTTACCGGAATTTTTTGTCTGGGGATTACATTCCAATTCAAATTATCTTTATTCCTAaaatcctcttccttttttgtctACTGCTGTGCAAACTACTCACATTATTATAGCTTCTTGTGAatccttcatttttaattggCACTAAGCTGAAAAATAGGCATATGAAACTAAAATGAAAGTTGAAGTTCTCAGATTGTAACTTACAATTGCTTTCAGTAGCAGACTGGGGTGTAGCAAACCTGAAACTGGAGCTGTATCTATGGTTTGTTTGCAAGGATAACTATGTATTGATGGAAACTTGCTTTCTGCCTGCAAAAATGCATTATCATCAAGTAGCTTTCTGTAGTATGCTTCGAACTTTGCCTTCCCCTCACCCTTCTCTTTGGTAATTACTGAGCAGTCACAATTATTTACCTCAAAGGGGATGATCACTGACTTACTCAATTCAGGAATGTGTTTCAAACCTTTACACAATGAGATGCAATtcttattgaaaataaaattggaaaggTACCTAAACTCTGCTACTCAACCAAAACGCTTGTGATCTCCTTGAATTTACAGAGTTGGTACAGATGTACCTGAGCCAAACTGGctcagatttttaatttctgaaaataattgttGTATCTACCATTAATTgttactgcaaagaaaattatcatttttattatgcCAGTAACATTAGAGCTTAGTTTAGGCTTCATTATCAGCTTCCAGATGCACTAAAATTGGATGAAAATCAACACTTAATATCAACATTTGAATTGGATAGTTAATGTTCACATTATAAACTTTGTTTCATATTCTGCTAGTACTGTAGCAGGCAGTAGACCTATCGAAATGAGCAATGAGCAATGTTAGCAAAATGACTTTCACCTAGCAGAGTTCCAGAAACATCAGATGTAATTGCAACATAgttcataatttcatttttagttatGCTAAACTAAAAGCAACTTTCTTTTTAGTTTCAGAATAGATGGACAAAGCTTTAACAGGCACTGAAGACTCAGGTTACCTGTTGGCACCATGCCTGCAGAAAGCAAGGCATGTTTACTTGTAGCATTGATCAACAGAAGAAATTTGTGTTTTCACTGTTGTATTCTCCAAAAATGAGTATTAAttctttctctgtctcattTATCAAACGAGAACGACAATATTGTAAAAGAAATCCTACTTGGATGTTTTCCAGAATATAGTCTGTATTAAATTCTCCACTGTAATCCTCACTCCTTACTGTCAagttttggagaaggaaaaatatagtTATTGAATGAGCttgaaacagcaggaaaaaaaatgacagaaatacgATGAATGTGATGCCAAATGTATTTCTCTCActaatttcaaataatgaatACATTGATGCTCCAATTAGGGTAAGACTAaattcaaggattttttttcccctttctaaaGTCAGAACAGTTTAATATGTtcaacaaatctgaaaaaagtgGATTCATTACACAcaaagtgcaaaatattttccaagctTGTATCAGTATGACACAATTACagaaacaatgtttttaaattaagctttGGAGTTATTAAAAAAGTAGAGTGGTTTCAAAAATTTGCAAGAAACTATTATTCAAAGCATGATATCCACAGTTACCAGAGGTATTTGTTGTAGTAGGACTAAGGAATTGCAACCATAAAAAATTGAGAGAATAAGGGACCTATTAATCGATAAAACAGGTGACCCATGTTATATCAGGTCATTTATGTAGCAgattatctttgaaagaaaCGGGATTCTGGGATCCTAATAATAATAGGATCTGGGAGGGAAGATTATTCTTTACATAAcacatttggaagaaaagggaatgtACTTCCTGTTTTTGTCTAAATGCAGGCATTGGTGTTTTGGTCCTGAATCTTTATACATAGTTAAAAGTTTGTGTTTCCCACTTATTTACTAATGAACATTTCAACACTTGTATATCTACTTCTGGTTTTGGTAACATTTATAACTGTTGTGTTGCTAACAAAAGAAGCTGAGAATCtttctaaatattcttttataaCTGGAAGgctaaaaatttaaattttgcatgGCAATAATCATAGCCATCTTTTCAGAGTGTGCTGATTGTGATAAAAcactagaattttaaaatacagtttgcaGATCAGAGATGCATGGGCTTCTAACTATGTATTCACCAGAATTGCATCTGAGGCAGATGTCTCTCCTTCTTGTGGGAATGGAAGCCTAGTGTCTAACATGATATTAGAGAAGAACTAGCAACCTGCAACAGgaggaatgaagaaaagagCGTAAGTGGAAGGATGCTgatgaaaaatgtgaataagGCAAATTTGCaattggagaaagaaagaaaaaaagaccagtATTATCTTTTTACACACCTGGAGCTTGAGGACACTATTCAGGAGAGCAGGACTGAAGTCCCAGATCCACTATCTTTCCTTCCTAAACTTTTGGATGAGTCACATGAATCTAGACTTGCAGAGAATTTAAATTAGTACTGGATATGTGTGATTTTTAGTCTTTCTGCGCACAGGCAAGCTAACAGTTCTTTATGAAATCAATCCTATGATTTCATAGGAATTCTATGAGAATACATTAAAACTgtgaataaaaaatacaatttggtCTTTGGTATCTAAGATATGGAACAGTTATGTGTTACCACGTATGTGTAAAATATCCACAAGCCCAAATGAAACTCTTTCATAGTTAATACAGATTTGTTTCACAAAAGGGGAAAAGCATCAGGAAACAGGAAATTTTCTAGCCATATTGAGATTTCATATTAAGAACCTGCAACCTCAAGCACGTTTCTATGTTCTTGTACCTGATGGCTTTAACCAGCAAAGCTTCACAAGCTACCCACACAAACCATAGATCAGTGCACCAGCCCTCACAAGCCTACAGTTATTTAGGTATGCTCATCTCAGGCTTCACTGGGTGCAAGGAGCTTATGTTTCAGGTAGGTATAGCCTTCTGAAGTAGATTGAAGGTAAAGCAAGCTTATTCACACACTGTTTATTCTTAAACACAAGGAATTTAGAGGcccagagaaaacaaacaaattctgTAGAGTGCAAT encodes:
- the CAPZA3 gene encoding F-actin-capping protein subunit alpha-3 produces the protein MRPGQGLLPLEKAPLVCSLLLQAPPGEFAQVVQDLRALVHDEELLRREAARVGAWHSKNHFPPVQINEHTVLVTRYNDLGGNRFFDPQDKLSFAFYHLSGVASEYRLHDVLLDEGELQRGALHKGLKEYVSCHFPTGNCCVFRKNARKTQIFVACIEAHQYQPSGCWNGLWKSDWTLALTPVTTQVTGIFLLQMHYFNGANLHVTVSKSVSEPLNVTDQSQLSIDFVKLVKAEDTKLHMAILENMQALSEDIWGKNLRRKLPITRTFINWNRLLNEQPL